The genome window AGGATGTCGTCCGCCTTGTCGCGGAACGATTCCTCCGCCTGGGCCCGCACCTGGAAGGTCCGGCCGTAGAGGTTGAAGTCGTTGACGTAAGCGGAGCCAAGGTTGACCTGCAGGGCGTCGAAGATGTTGCCGAGCGGGACGTCGAGCATCTGGGCCTTCGTCCGGTCGACATCGGCGAAGAGCTGCGGCGTCGAGGCGCCGTAGATCGTGAACAGCCCCTGCAGCGCCGGCTCCTTCTGGGCGGCGGCGATCAGCTGCTGGGTCGCTTCCTGGAGGGCGCGGGGGCCGTGGCCGGTCCGGTCCTGGACGAGGAACTTGTAGCCGCCGGAGTTGCCGAGCCCCTGCACCGGCGGGGCCGGGATCACGAAGATGTTGGCGTCCGGGATCTCCATCAGGGCGGCCTGGATCTTCGGCAGTTCCTTGAGGATGTTCGGCTGGTCGGCGTGGCTCTTCCGCTCATGCGGGAGGAGCGGCCCGAAGAAGATCACGGCCGCGGCCGGATTGTTGGAGCGGGCCGCCCCCGAAAAGCCGACGAACTCGACCGTGTGGCCGACGACCGGGTTCCGGCGGATGATCTCGCTCGCCTGGCGGACGACTTCGTTGGTGCGGGCCAGCGAGGCGCCGTCGGGAAGCTGGATGACGGTGATGAGATAGCCCTTGTCCTGCCTCGGGATGAAGCCGCTCGGGACGGTGTCGAAGCCGTAGCCGGTGAGGGCGATCAGGGCGACGTAGAGCACCGCCGGGAGGGCCAGCCGGCGGAGGAGCCACCCGACGCTCGCCGCGTAGCCGAAGCTGACGGCGTCGAAGACCCGGTTGAAGCCGCGGAAGAACCAGCCGAAGAGCCGGTCCCACAGGCGGCCGATGATGTCCTTGGGAGCGCCGTGGGCTGGGAGCAGGATGGCGGCGAGGGCGGGACTGAGGGTCAGCGAGACGAAGGCCGAGAGGAGCGTCGAGACCGCGATCGTGAGGGCAAACTGCCGGTAGAACTGACCGCTGATTCCGCCGATGAACGCCGTCGGGACGAAGACCGCCGAGAGGCCGACCGCGATGGCGATGACGGCGCCGGTCACCTCGTCCATCGCCTTGTGGGCGGCATCGCGGGGGGAGAGGCCGGCGGCGATGTGCCGTTCGACGTTCTCGACCACCACGATCGCGTCGTCGACGACGATCCCGATCGCCAGGACGAGGCCGAACAGCGAGAGCATATTGAGCGAGAAGCCGAAGGCGGCCATCGCGGCGAACGTCCCGACGAGCGAGACCGGGATCGCGAGGAGCGGAATGAGCGTCGCCCGCCAGTTCTGGAGGAAGGCCAGGACCACGATGACGACGAGGATCGCCGCTTCGAACAGCGTGTGGACCACGGAGTCGATCGATTCGCGGACGAAGACGGTCGGGTTGTAGGCGATCCGGTACGTGAGTCCTTCGGGGAAGTCGCGGGCGAGGCGCTCCATCGTCCGCTGCAGCTCGGCGGCGGTGGCGAGGGCGTTCGAGCCGGGGAGCTGTGCGATCACGAGTCCGACGCCGACTTCGCCGTCGACGTAGCTGTTGATCGTGTAGTCGCGGGCCCCCAGCTCGATTTTAGCGACGTCGCGGACCCGGACGACGCGGCGGTCGTCGCCGGTGCGGACCACCATGTCGGCGAACTGCTCGGGATCGGTCAGGCGGCCGAGGGTCTTGACGGTGAGCTGGAACTCGCCGCGGGTCTGCTGCGGCGGCTGGCCGATGACTCCCGAGGCGACCTGGACGTTCTGAGACTGCATGGCCCGCACGACATCCGATGGCGTGAGGGAGAGGTGCGACAGCTTCTCCGGGTCGAGCCAGACCCGCATGCTGTACTCCCGCAGCCCCGGCGAGTTGATGCTCCCGACCCCTTCCACGCGGGAGAGGGCGTCGCGGACCTGGATCAGAGCGTAGTTGCTGAGATAGAGCTGGTCGTAGCGTTTGTCCGGCGAGACGAGGTGGATCACCATCAGGATGTCCGGCGAGGACTTGATGGTGGTCACGCCGAGGCGGCGGACCTCTTCCGGGAGCCGCGGCTCGGCGACGGCGACGCGGTTCTGGACGAGGACCTGGGCGTCGTCGAGGTTGGTCCCCAGCTTGAAGGTGACGGTCAGCTCCATCTGGCCGTCGGTCGTGCACTGCGACGACATGTAGAGCATGTTCTCGACGCCGTTGACTTCCTGCTCGATCGGAGTCGCGACGGTGTCGGCGATGACCTCGGGGGAAGCGCCCGGGTAAGTGGCCCGGACGACGACCGTCGGGGGGACGATGTCGGGGTACTGGGCGGCCGGGAGCGACCAGTAGGCGATGGCTCCGAAGAGCGTGATCACGACCGAGACGACCGTGGCGAAGATCGGCCGGTCGATGAAGAAGTGGGCGATTTTCACGGCAGCCTCTGGACGAGTGGGGGGAGAAGAGTGGTGTGGCATTCCTGAGCCACAGAGTGTGTTTTGAGTGGGAGGCGTGGTCGGTGAACGTGGGGCAGAAAGGTTTGTCCGAACGACGCTCTAGCCGGCACGACGTTGTTGGCTCAAACCCATCGTGCGACGGCCGCTGGGGTCAAGGGGGCGCCCCCTTGCCGCCGGAGGCGCTTCCATGAGGAACCGTGGGGCACAACGGATGTCCCCTTTGTGGTACCGGCGTTCAGCACTCGCCGCTCGCCTTGCAACGCCCGCGGGGTGATGAGGGGGGCATCCGGCACGTTGTCCGCGCTTGGACACGCGCTCCTTCAGAGAGATCGATCCAGGCCAGGCCTCCGGCGGGCAAGAGGGGCGTTGCCCCCCTTGCATCCCCCCACCAGGGTGACCCCTGGACCCGGTGGACTGGCCAGGCTGGTTCTGAAGACGTTCCGCTGATTGGCGTTCACGGCAGACGGTCTGTCTCGGTCCTGTGCAGGCCTTCGGCGATGTCGCTCATCTGTTGCAGGTCGACCGCCGTCGGGACCGGCCGAGCGCTTCGCCAGTCGATGTTCCGCGCTGGGTCTTCGCCGCGGCGGACGTAGGACTGGAGCCACTTCTCGCGAGGGAGCGGCGTGGCGTCGTCCGGGAGGCCGTCGTCGGCGGCGAGGGTCTCTTCGATCGTCGCTTCGACCTGGGCTCCCGGGGTGGCGCGCTGCATGCCGCGGATCACGACCGGCTCGTCGCCGGTGAGTCCTTCGCGGACGATTCGAAGGCCGCGGGCAGTGCGGCCGAGTTCGACCCGCTGGCGGCGGATCTTTCCGCTGGCGTCGACGACGAGGACGAACTTCTCCGACTGGTCGGTGGCGATGGCGGAGTCCGGGATGAGGGTCGCTTCGCGGCGGCCGCTGCCGGGGATGCGGACCTTGGCGAAGAGGCCCGGCGTGAGCGCGAGGTCCGGGTTCGGAAGGATGGCCCGGGTCCGCATGGTGGCGGTCTTGCGGTCGAGGCGGTTGTCGAGGAAGTCGAGGTGGCCGTGGTGCGGGAATCCGGTCCGCTCGTCGGCGAGGCGGACGAAGACCGGGAGCTTGGTGGCCCGCAGATCCGAGAGTTCGCCGGCCCGCGAGAGACGCTCGTACTTGAGATAGGACTGCTCGTCGGCGTCGAAGTCGCAGTAGATCGGGTCGAGGGAGACGATTGTGGTCAGGAGAGTCGACTGCTCCGAGCCGCCGCTGATGAGATTGCCATCGGTCACGATCCGGCGGCCGACGCGGCCGGTGACCGGGGCCCGGACTTCCGTGTATTCGAGGTTGAGGCGGGCGGCGGCGAGGCGGGACTCGGCGGCGCGGTGGTCCGCTTCGGCGGTGACGACGGCCGCTTTGGCGAGGAGGACCCGGGCGCGGCGGACGTCGACGTCGGCGGTCGCCTGTTTGAAGGTCGACTCGCGGATGTCGAGGCCCTCCTGGGTCTGGGCGTTGTTGGAGAGGAGCCGCTTCGTCCGTTCGAGCTGCTGGCCGGCGAGGACGAGCAGTGACTCCGCGGAGCGGACTTCCGCTTCGGACTGGACGAGTTGGGCTTTGGCTTCCTGGACGCGGGCGGAGGTGCCGGAGAGATCCGCTTCGGCCTGTTCGGCGGCGATCCGGAAGGGACGCTGGTCGAGGATGCAGAGGAGGTCGCCCGCCTGGACGAGCTGGCCTTCTTCGAAGTGGGTCGACTCGAGGTGTCCGCTGACGCGGGCCCGCACGTCGACCTGCTCGATCGGCTCGATGCGGCCGACGTACTCGTCCCATTCGACGATGGGCATCTTCAGGGGGTGGGTGGCGACGACTTTGGCCGGGGCCGGAGCGGGGGGAGCGGCCGGGCGGGCGCAGCCGGCGAGGGCGACGAGGAGCAGGACGGGCCAGCGACGCAGGGCGACGGGGTTCGGTCGCGGGAGGAGTCTGCGGGGGATCATGGTCGGGTCTCCTGAACAGGGGGCCGGCTGGCGGCCGATGTGGTGTATATACAACTCGTGGTGTGTCAGGTGGTCGGGATCGGGCTTGGAAACTGGGGACGTCAGTCGGTGTCGTCGAGGGAGAGAGTGGCGTCGACGACGCGGCAGAGTTCGGTGCTGAGAGCGGGGCCGAGGAGCTTCTGGACTTCGGCCTGGGCGATCTTCCAGGCGGGCTGGACGCGGCGGATGAGGGCCCGGCCTTCGGTGGTCAGTTCGAGGTTGCGGCGGCGGCCGCCTGCTTCGGTGGCGCGGATCCAGCCGTTTTCGATGAGTCGTTCGAGGTCGCGGCTGAGGGTCGACTTTTCGAGGCAGAGGCGGCCGCAGACTTCGGTGGCGGTCGTGGGTCCGTGGAGGCCGACGACGATGAGGATGCTGATCTGGCTGGAGCGGACGCCGTGGGGTCGGAACTGGCGGTCGAAGATGGAGTTGACGACGCGGCCGAGTTTGCGAATGCGCCCGGAGAGGCATTCGGCGGCCATGGCGGATTCGATTTTGTGTTCGGTGGTGGCGGCCATGTTGGTGTCCTGGTGGAGTGAATTGTATATGCAACTCGCCGCCTGTCAAGAGGGAGGTTGTCCGTTCACTCGGCCCGCGTTCTTGCCGGCACGGCTATGCTCGCTCAAACCCAACGTGCTACGGCAGCCGGGGTCAAGGGGGCAACCCCTTGCCGCCGGAGGCACTTCCATGAGGAACCGTGGGACACA of Planctomyces sp. SH-PL14 contains these proteins:
- a CDS encoding efflux RND transporter permease subunit — translated: MKIAHFFIDRPIFATVVSVVITLFGAIAYWSLPAAQYPDIVPPTVVVRATYPGASPEVIADTVATPIEQEVNGVENMLYMSSQCTTDGQMELTVTFKLGTNLDDAQVLVQNRVAVAEPRLPEEVRRLGVTTIKSSPDILMVIHLVSPDKRYDQLYLSNYALIQVRDALSRVEGVGSINSPGLREYSMRVWLDPEKLSHLSLTPSDVVRAMQSQNVQVASGVIGQPPQQTRGEFQLTVKTLGRLTDPEQFADMVVRTGDDRRVVRVRDVAKIELGARDYTINSYVDGEVGVGLVIAQLPGSNALATAAELQRTMERLARDFPEGLTYRIAYNPTVFVRESIDSVVHTLFEAAILVVIVVLAFLQNWRATLIPLLAIPVSLVGTFAAMAAFGFSLNMLSLFGLVLAIGIVVDDAIVVVENVERHIAAGLSPRDAAHKAMDEVTGAVIAIAVGLSAVFVPTAFIGGISGQFYRQFALTIAVSTLLSAFVSLTLSPALAAILLPAHGAPKDIIGRLWDRLFGWFFRGFNRVFDAVSFGYAASVGWLLRRLALPAVLYVALIALTGYGFDTVPSGFIPRQDKGYLITVIQLPDGASLARTNEVVRQASEIIRRNPVVGHTVEFVGFSGAARSNNPAAAVIFFGPLLPHERKSHADQPNILKELPKIQAALMEIPDANIFVIPAPPVQGLGNSGGYKFLVQDRTGHGPRALQEATQQLIAAAQKEPALQGLFTIYGASTPQLFADVDRTKAQMLDVPLGNIFDALQVNLGSAYVNDFNLYGRTFQVRAQAEESFRDKADDILQLKTRTAGGDMIPLGSVVDVRWDTGPDRVVRYNMYPSAEVQGDTAPGYSSGQAIATLERVAREVLPKGMTIAWTDIAYQEQLAGNTALYIFPLCVLFVFLVHAAEYESWSLPLAIILIAPICLPFALGGVWARGMDNNLITQISFVVLIGLAAKNAVLIVEFAKQQEDEGHTPFEAAVEASRMRLRPIVMTSFAFILGVIPLARAVGPGFEMRQVLGTTVFSGMLGVTIFGLFLTPAFYVTLRRTSGWLRRLLTGNDRSSPPLAGQPLQHTP
- a CDS encoding MarR family winged helix-turn-helix transcriptional regulator, translated to MAATTEHKIESAMAAECLSGRIRKLGRVVNSIFDRQFRPHGVRSSQISILIVVGLHGPTTATEVCGRLCLEKSTLSRDLERLIENGWIRATEAGGRRRNLELTTEGRALIRRVQPAWKIAQAEVQKLLGPALSTELCRVVDATLSLDDTD
- a CDS encoding efflux RND transporter periplasmic adaptor subunit, translating into MIPRRLLPRPNPVALRRWPVLLLVALAGCARPAAPPAPAPAKVVATHPLKMPIVEWDEYVGRIEPIEQVDVRARVSGHLESTHFEEGQLVQAGDLLCILDQRPFRIAAEQAEADLSGTSARVQEAKAQLVQSEAEVRSAESLLVLAGQQLERTKRLLSNNAQTQEGLDIRESTFKQATADVDVRRARVLLAKAAVVTAEADHRAAESRLAAARLNLEYTEVRAPVTGRVGRRIVTDGNLISGGSEQSTLLTTIVSLDPIYCDFDADEQSYLKYERLSRAGELSDLRATKLPVFVRLADERTGFPHHGHLDFLDNRLDRKTATMRTRAILPNPDLALTPGLFAKVRIPGSGRREATLIPDSAIATDQSEKFVLVVDASGKIRRQRVELGRTARGLRIVREGLTGDEPVVIRGMQRATPGAQVEATIEETLAADDGLPDDATPLPREKWLQSYVRRGEDPARNIDWRSARPVPTAVDLQQMSDIAEGLHRTETDRLP